The following DNA comes from Gadus chalcogrammus isolate NIFS_2021 chromosome 12, NIFS_Gcha_1.0, whole genome shotgun sequence.
AACAAcacgtcagtcagtcagcctcCAAGGACTCAGAGTGCCggaagaggagacagagagcgagagagcaagagagagggagaggtagagagattgACAGACATAGGGAACctaagatggagagagagagagaaagagaaacagacagacgtatagagagagtgagagagcaagcgagtgagagagagattgacagacATAGAGAGTCTAAGAtcgagagggagaaaggagagacaggcagacagacagagagagagaacgagagagagagtgagagagagagagagagagagagagagaacaggagggggagacagagagagagagagagagagagagagagagagagagagagagagagagagagagagagagagagagagagagaacaccggCATagaggtaaaaaaataaataaagttaaagCCAGCAAGATGAAAACAGCGAAATACAGGGGGAAGAGAATCGTTTCTGAGAGACCTCTAGCTTGCAAGCGTACTGTCACAGAGCTGCTTGCCAGAGGGGAGAGCACCTTGAAGCCTACAGGATGAGTAAGGATGTGAAGTGACTACAAACAGACAAGGGGTGGGTAAGAAGAGAGGCTCACCTCTGGTATATAGGCCTGATCTGCCTGCACTATAGACCTGTTATTATGAGCTTTATGTGGGCAGGGGAATCTCCTCACCTGTCATGTCAGTACACACGCATGCTCATACGCACATGCGCACGGGCGCATACATTtgcatgcacaggcacacacgcacatgcctgCACACACTTAATCTGGTGTGAGAAGCGTATTAGTGGCATTTGCCCTCTGTAGATTTCCATGAAAGGGAAACAGGGAATCCACATACGATCAATCCTCCTTAAAGGGAGGATTACCGTTATACTCCACACATGTTGGTGGATATTCACCAGTAACAATCATTCACATTTTGACCGTCCCAACACGTAATTCTGCAGATTAGTATAGTTGTGTTTGTTGGAAAGCAAGAGGAGGaatcaatacaaataaatattgaatgaTTTTTTCCTTCTACCTTTCTTGCTGTTATTGTGTTTCTGGTTTCACTCAACGAGGCAGAAATCAAGACGTCGGATGACTcattctttttgtttttccgtTTTAACTTTTCAATGTCATTCTACCTTTTACCGTGCCCTTATGCTGGGAGGTTTACTCCCGACTCTCTAGTGGCCTTGACGATAAAAACAGTAGGCCTGCAAGggcaggtttttcttttttgtgacATGTCAATGTCATCGACTGCAGTTGACTTATAATATGCAGCcttttattttacaatgaaaCACCAAAACGAAATCCTTGTGTTTTATTAGCGGACGATAGTGATAGCAGGAGCCCGGTTGACTTATGTTGTCGTTGGCACTATTGATCAATAACAATGGATCACCCACTATGATCACACACTTCCAAGAACCCCCAGTAGTAAAAGTAGCCTGAGTAAGAGTAGTAGCAGGAGTCACAGCTCAGAGTAAACACAGCCCAGGATAAAGGAGTTTGAGTAATCTGCTCGTACACAGAGTACAAACAGGCCAGGATAAGAGATGACCTTTTTCGTTTCTTACTCTAGAGGAGCACACTTGGTTTTAGCTAGAGGTTATAGTGTCGGGCTGTTTTGTGACTGCGGCTTGAGTGGAATGTGTAATGAATCCTTCGCTCTGTTCCTCTATTCAGCTTGCCACTTCCTGGGACGCAGGACACTTCCTTTGTTCTCGGTTCATTATGGATAAATGATAATCACGGCCCGACGGGTTGCAGCTTCTCACAAAAACGTATTAGCGCTCATTCATATACACTTTGATTATCACGTCGTGACTGTCGTTTTGGAAATTTAAACTTTCCGAAAAGTGTTTGAACAGACACACTGGAGATGTCTCGGGACaaccttaaaaaataaaaagagtttTCTCAAATGGGCCCCATTTTTACATTCTGGTTTTACTATTATTTAATGCTTTTGTCATTCAACGAAGGATGGTTATGAATGTCTCCCGCTTTGAGGCAATGAGTAGTCTGGAGATAATATAGTTTACGAACCACAGACTATAAAACATGAATTAGGGCTGAAGTAAATGCTCCACTTAGCGCAAAAAACAATAGTAGGAAGGGAAGCAAAACCACTTTCTCATGTGACGGCACCATTCCCTCTTTATTAACGTTGGTTTGCCTTTAAACCCCACCATTATCACGTTGCTGGGCTATCAAAATACAAGGTTTCAAGTGAACAGGAAAGACTTGAAATGCTCCTCTGTCAGATGGGCTGGTGCTCAGTTTGATAACTCCATACCGTTGCTGTGTTTGGAAGGGAAGGATTTGACTTGGCTGATAACTCtcacgtgtgcgcacacacacacacacacacacacacacacacacacacacacacacacacacacacacacacacacacacacacacacacacacacacacacacacacacaccacacacacacacacacacacacacacacacacacacacacacacacacacacacgtacgttcTGGCTGGCCAGTCAGCCAGAACTGAAATACAAGCAGTATTCTTATAATACATCAACTTTAGAAATAACCTATTGACATGAGTCTACTCTATCTTTGCCATAGAATGGGTTCGATTTGTCAAACATGTAAGCAGGTACTTCAGACCAGTTGTCAGTCATAGCTTTGTCAATGCTCTTGCTTCCCAGTCTGTAATACAGGAGTCgccccatctccctctcagtCACAACCTCGCAGGCCCCACAGCCCGGCCCAGGGGTGTGGGGCCTGCAACGACTCACTCACAATGtaaagaaatacacacaaaagtATATACAtcgttttaattaaaaaatacatatttcacAATCCGTGTGACAAAATGCTGTATGAAATGTGTTCTCCGCTTGTGGACGTCGGGATGAGTGGAGTCTCTAATCTCTCCGTGGCTGGCGGTTCTACCGAACTGCTAAGTGTGTCAGGGATTTCATCAGACAGGATTTAACCTCACCCTGAGATGTGAACGGATTGGAGAGAATAAACGtcggggagaaaaaaaagagtcaTTTAAAAGTAAACAGGCTCGGTGTGCCGAACGCAATCATTTGGTCCAAATCCTCGCGCACACACTGTGCAGAGGGTGCATGGAAAGCGCTGGAGtcacacagaggaagaagagcaTCGCTTTTGCAAGAATTAAAAgtgtacattaaaaaaaataataaaaggctGTCATCTCTTCGGTTGTTACGGCCGAGTTCATACAAGTTTTGTTTAATGCAAAGattccataaaaaaaatatatatatatatatatattggagtCTCACGTGAGTCAATATGGTCTTTGGTGAAGTTGCTGTGAATAAAATAAGAATCAAACCTTTTTTTAAGCTTATTCTGCGTTGGATAGAACCATTCTAATAAGTAGCCTCCATTTCAAAGCTCTTGCAGCTGTGTGcattgtgcgcacacacacacacacacacaggcctgtgagtgcaacacacacacacacacacacacacacacacacacacacagaataccaAATGAGGCCGTTGCACAAAACAAATTCCCAGACAGGCTCTGTGAtaccaaagaaaagaaaaacaaggccTATTATTTGAGTAGTCACAACACTCGTACATCTTGGGGAAAAAGAACtacaagaaaacaacaaaaacaacatgccATGCTTCAATCCATAAAAGGActtgcatcacacacacacacacacacacacacacacacacacacacacacacacacacacacacacacacacacacacacacacacacacacacacacacacacacagaggcaccaGCGATGGTTATCTCCATCACATCACACGGGCCCAGGCAGAGTGGAATGGAGTGGCCCGGCCTCTCGGTGCAGACAGGCTGAAGCCATTACCgggtgtgggggcgggggataATTGCATCAGGCGAGAGAGAACACAAGTCGGGCCGTGCGACCGTCCCTGCCCCATTGCATCGTGGACCACACCTGCAGCCCCACACCGCCACAATGCCGCCCCACAAAAGGGGGGACGGCATctaaaacccccccccccccacccccacctatcGTTTAACCCATTGCATGCGGGATGAATCCCTTCACGTTGGCCTCAATCTGGACCGAGCCATCCCCAAAACAACGCACTGGTCCGGTCTCCAAACTTGGCGGAGCTAAGCAATAACCCAACATGCCCTTCCTCACACATGCATGACGACATGCATGGGTGCCTCATACACTGTGCGGCTGCACCTGCCGCCACCTCAGTagcgtgtggtggtggtggtggaggggtggggttggggtccCATGTGCCCCCCCCCGATGGAGACATTAATAGCCACGCGGCGCCTGCACGTTGAGGTTTCCAGAATGAGGTTACAGCCGGCGAGGAGCATGGAGTCagcgcacagagagagagagagagagaagttggtGCACGAAGCACATTCCTCCcgacatcctcctcctccactatgCATGTTTTTGACGGTCCCCCCCGTGACCCAAATACCCGGACGTTGTGGCCGTTGCGTGACTTTAAGCCAGGATCATTCAAAACTACACAAAAAGGTTGGAAGTCGACCAAATGAagaacatttatatatatatatatatatatatatatatatatatatatatatatatatatatatatatatatatatatatatatatagacgaAAAAGGAAAACGCCAACAAAAGACGAAACCTCAATGGTCTCTCTAGGTTTTTGGGAACGCCATTCAGTGCACGACAGCGAGGTTTTCCCAGGCGCGAGGCTAAGGAGGATTATGGAAAACCGTTGTGCTTAACATGGTTTCATTATAGCCAGAAAGTACAGCGCTCGTTTGAGTTTTTAAGTGCATTGCTGCTTTTAGCAACGAAATCCCTTCTTTATGTCCttgtgtcttccccccccccccccccccccccccaccccctcagtcAGTCTTAACTCTGCTGAGCACTTCCTGAATCACTTGCATCCATTAGAGGCACCTCCTCTAAAGAAATATGACGACTCGGGACCCGAAGGTGGCCGTACGTCACTTTTGATTAGgtgagagaggcggagagagccCTTGGAAGATGAATggtgaaaaaacaacacaaaaaaacaacagtcgAGGCTCCGTCGGAGTGCTAATAAGGCCACACAGTTCTACATTCACTTTTAAAAATCCCCTTTTTTGTTtgatgtaaataaaaaaatacaaattaagcatatgtatgcatatatatcaaCATATTTGGACGGAATAGCCAGGTATTGCTTGTGGGGTTTGTGTCTTTACAGTTAATGATCAATaagtatacatacacacaaacataaaaagaTGGATAAACAACATTCAAACGGGTCCACTTTGTTtaacagtaaagaaaaaaatacacgAGTAGCCCCGCCCATAGTGCCATGCTGGAgcttggtggtggggggggggggggggtggtgatggcCACCCAGGACAGGTCAACGGGTCAACGGGTCAACGGGGTCTGCGTCGGGCCTCGCAGGTCAAAGGTTACCCTCGTCCAGCATCTTGTTGACGCCGTCGCAGATGCGCTGCAGGTGCGCGCGGTACACCTCCGACGGCCCGTAGAGCGCCGCCAGGAACTCGCCGTCGGCGAAGTGGTTGAAGACGTGGTTGACGCGGCCGTGGCTCTTGGCGGTGAGGTGCCGCTGGATGGCGCGGTGCAGCAGGTCGCGGCACTCGTTCAGGATGGCGCCCATGACGCGCCGGTCGAAGGTGAACTCCACCTGGTGGAAGCTGACCGTCGTCATGGCGAGCGTGTGCACCTTCTTCCTGCCGTGAGAAAATGACACCACAACAGAAATGATACACAATTAtaaaaaatgattattattatactttttcAGCGATTTTTTTTGGGTCGGTCGAAAACTTGACTTCAAAACACCTTTGACGGGCCTAAGGTGTTGAAATGTGTTAGAAAAAGACAAGAGGCTGAAGAAAACGTTCTGGCAACATCTCAGTTTGGCGTCGCCGGTGCGTTGTTGCGCGTCCTTTTGAAAAGGTGTTTACGCGATGCGCGGATGGCGGACGGGAACCGACGGTGATTAGACGTCACAGGAAGGTTCGGCGCGATAACGAGATGTAAGTGCCGTGTAATTAAGcggagtaaaagaaaaacaggggGTAATTTCATACCCAAACACTTACAACACCGGCTCCCAGCCGCTCTCTTCACTCCACCAATCGTTCCCATTAAGTCATTCCTCGAGGATATATTTATGAAATTGCTATTGCATAAAAAATTGAAAAAGGTGAGAAAAGAAAATCGACTAAACAAATTCTACCTTTTTTGTGATTGCCATTTAACAAACCGTGACAACCTGCGATGCAGACGCACTGGGACTCTGTGTGGATGCTCTGTGCTGTACACTGTGTGATAGGCCCGCTTTACATCAGGGAACCGACAATGTATTCATATAACACGCATGCATTACCCTGATGATAATaagaaaaagggaaagaaagagcTCTATTTGTCGGATTTATTATATCGCTTTGttgaatgctcgattctgattggttaaATACGGATTTGGCGCTCTGTTATTTCTGTGTCGTTGACCAGCTCCAATGAATAAATGACAGTTGCTGCGGGCGCCATTTCCAAACATAGAATCAGACTGATCTTGACGGCCGGTTCGCTGTGACCGGGTGAAGCAGGACCCCGACACAAAGCAGAGAGGTCTTGAATAAACCTGAAGGGTTGGCGATAATGACTGGCCcgctgtacattatcccttacataacacaTGCTAAAAGGTGTCCAACTTCCTGGCTTGACGTAATGACGGTCACTTGACAATCAACCCAAGGGGGGCCGATTCAAGCCCCGGTTTGAATCCGCACATCAAGGTGGTGCGAGCCAAGTGTTGACGCGTGTCACAAAGCTGCATGTACAACACTATATAATTTACCTTACAAAAGCAGGGCTTGATATTTCGAGTTATTGCCATGGCCAGAGAGATTGCCCGTCCTCAACAAAAACTTAAAGTGACACTTAACATGATTGCCATGAGTCAGTAACGTTTTTCAATCTAAATCTGTcagcacacaggcacactggaTTGCATTCTCCAATACTTGTTTCCTTATTTTCACTTTGCCCAAAAAGGTCTTTGGTGGGTCTGATTGGATGTGGGGCGAAAA
Coding sequences within:
- the tnfaip8l1 gene encoding tumor necrosis factor alpha-induced protein 8-like protein 1, which produces MDSFSTKSLALQAQKKLMSKMATKSVANLFIDDTSSEVLDELYRVTKEYTRNRKEAQKVIKNLIKMVVKLGVLYRNNQFNGEELMLVESFRKKVHTLAMTTVSFHQVEFTFDRRVMGAILNECRDLLHRAIQRHLTAKSHGRVNHVFNHFADGEFLAALYGPSEVYRAHLQRICDGVNKMLDEGNL